From Solea solea chromosome 20, fSolSol10.1, whole genome shotgun sequence, one genomic window encodes:
- the lratd2a gene encoding protein LRATD2a, whose translation MGNQMDKLSHLSYAEVPTMDPNGVDAEDGPRIGVSYIFSNDDDELEEGCASDGTVKDPNQEEKQYDQRDEVSCAVYHKEECIYEKSVKSANLEVYSPENLLNKCKAGDLVEFVATGQFPHWAVYVGDFQVVHLHRAEVKNSFLTDASQGRRCRVVNDLYRFKALGADMVVQNAMEQVGLKERELSWRNSECFAAWCRFGKREFKMGGEIRIGKQPYRLKICISDKHSHVLEFQSLEDMVMEKRRNDHLGRRAVLQELATHFNSVEETRREPGPE comes from the coding sequence ATGGGGAACCAGATGGACAAGCTGTCACATTTAAGTTACGCAGAAGTTCCCACGATGGACCCGAACGGCGTGGACGCGGAGGACGGACCGCGGATCGGCGTCTCTTACATCTTCTCGAACGACGACGACGAGCTGGAGGAAGGCTGCGCGAGCGACGGCACGGTGAAAGACCCGAACCAGGAAGAGAAACAATACGACCAGCGCGACGAGGTGTCGTGCGCCGTCTACCACAAGGAGGAGTGCATTTACGAGAAGAGCGTGAAGTCTGCCAACCTGGAGGTTTACTCCCCGGAGAACCTGCTCAACAAATGTAAGGCGGGAGACCTGGTGGAGTTCGTGGCGACGGGACAGTTCCCGCACTGGGCCGTGTACGTGGGAGACTTCCAGGTGGTGCACCTGCACAGAGCAGAGGTGAAGAACAGTTTCCTGACTGATGCGAGTCAAGGGAGGAGGTGCCGGGTTGTGAACGACTTGTACAGATTTAAGGCTCTCGGTGCGGACATGGTGGTGCAGAACGCGATGGAGCAGGTGGGTTTAAAGGAGCGAGAGCTGAGCTGGAGGAACTCGGAGTGCTTCGCCGCCTGGTGCAGGTTCGGCAAGAGGGAGTTCAAAATGGGCGGGGAGATACGGATAGGCAAACAGCCGTACAGGTTGAAAATATGCATATCAGACAAACACTCACACGTGTTGGAGTTTCAGAGTTTGGAGGACATGGTcatggagaagaggaggaacgATCACCTGGGCAGGAGAGCGGTGCTGCAGGAGCTGGCCACTCATTTCAACAGCGTGGAGGAGACGAGAAGGGAGCCAGGTCCTGAATGA